One bacterium DNA segment encodes these proteins:
- a CDS encoding putative DNA modification/repair radical SAM protein encodes MNLKDKLRLLGQVAEFDVCGYPRVFISHKRSGRFTFIYQAMGEGGSCVRLFKVLKTNECEGNCYYCANRKDRNYPRVSFAPNELAELFMEYYTQGLVEGCFLSSAIHKKPDESQEELIDTLRIIRKKYKYQGYIHTKILPETSKELIEKTAKYSDRISINIEAPGQNWLSQLSPNKNFARLLSKLREISELHTKKALKAGITTQFVVGGTKESDKSIINMAAKLYNEFKLWRVYYSGFIPVEDTPLRSNEPCPPLREFRLYQADSLIRKYKFKPNEIPFDEHGFLPKETDPKLAWAKLHPELFPIEINLAPLEKLIRVPGIGRISAERIIATRKEGKIKTLEALKKMGSVVSKARNFITLNGRQFPEGVNYGKETQQKQLFMWEEI; translated from the coding sequence ATGAATCTCAAGGATAAACTCAGATTACTTGGACAAGTAGCTGAATTTGATGTCTGTGGCTACCCTCGGGTGTTTATCAGCCATAAACGGTCGGGTAGATTTACATTTATCTATCAAGCAATGGGAGAAGGTGGAAGCTGTGTGAGATTGTTTAAAGTGTTAAAAACAAACGAGTGTGAAGGTAATTGTTATTATTGCGCAAACCGAAAGGATAGAAATTATCCAAGAGTGTCATTTGCACCTAATGAACTTGCTGAACTATTTATGGAATATTACACACAGGGATTAGTGGAAGGTTGTTTTCTATCGTCAGCTATACACAAGAAACCGGACGAATCACAAGAAGAACTTATTGATACACTCCGTATCATTAGAAAGAAATACAAATATCAAGGTTATATTCACACAAAAATACTGCCCGAGACAAGTAAGGAACTAATTGAGAAGACTGCAAAATATAGTGACAGAATATCAATAAATATTGAAGCACCGGGTCAAAACTGGCTATCTCAGCTATCACCTAATAAAAATTTTGCACGCCTACTTTCAAAGCTACGTGAAATTTCAGAGCTTCATACTAAAAAGGCACTAAAAGCAGGAATCACTACCCAGTTTGTAGTAGGTGGTACCAAGGAAAGCGATAAGTCTATAATTAATATGGCGGCTAAACTATACAATGAGTTTAAACTATGGAGAGTCTATTATAGTGGTTTTATTCCAGTAGAGGATACACCATTACGATCTAATGAGCCTTGCCCACCTTTACGCGAATTTAGACTTTATCAAGCAGATTCATTAATAAGAAAGTATAAATTTAAACCAAATGAAATACCGTTTGATGAACATGGGTTCTTACCCAAGGAGACAGACCCAAAATTAGCATGGGCAAAATTGCACCCAGAGCTATTCCCAATTGAAATTAATCTTGCTCCTCTTGAAAAACTTATAAGAGTCCCAGGGATAGGCAGAATTTCTGCTGAAAGAATTATAGCTACCAGAAAAGAAGGAAAAATTAAAACATTGGAGGCTTTAAAGAAAATGGGGTCAGTTGTATCAAAGGCTCGTAATTTCATAACACTTAATGGACGACAGTTCCCAGAGGGAGTAAATTATGGGAAAGAGACACAACAAAAACAGCTATTTATGTGGGAAGAAATATAG
- a CDS encoding acetyl ornithine aminotransferase family protein, giving the protein MEKLNIPGPKAKEIVEEDKKFISSSCTRAYPAVIERGKGMWVWDVDGNKLLDFSSGIAVVTTGHCHSEVVRAIEEQAELLLHMSGTDFYYPNQVKLAKKLAEITPGGPNKRTFFCNSGAESIEAALKVVRWATKRKLIISFYGSFHGRTYGGMSLTASKAIQREYFEPLVPGITHVPYAYCYRCIFNLTYPKCDFACVKYIEDVVFKTTTPPTQVAALFAEPIQGESGYVVPPDGYFQRLKSLLDKYGILFVDDEVQSGMGRTGKMFAIEHWGVIPDVVCIAKGVASGMPLGAIVTRRSMMDWPPGTHASTFGGNPLSCEAALVTIRLLEQELIKNTENMGKYLLTELNKIAKNQPMIGDVRGKGLMVACEIVRDKETKEKAKEERDKIVYECFRRGLLLLGCGENVVRFAPPLIVSKQEIELALQIFEDSLKEVKK; this is encoded by the coding sequence ATGGAAAAGTTAAATATTCCAGGCCCTAAAGCAAAGGAGATTGTAGAAGAAGATAAAAAGTTCATATCATCATCCTGTACAAGAGCATATCCTGCAGTTATTGAACGAGGCAAAGGGATGTGGGTATGGGATGTTGATGGCAACAAATTACTTGACTTCTCATCTGGAATTGCTGTGGTCACCACAGGACACTGTCATTCGGAGGTAGTGAGAGCAATTGAAGAGCAAGCTGAGCTCTTATTACATATGTCAGGGACCGACTTTTACTACCCAAACCAAGTTAAGCTTGCTAAGAAACTGGCAGAAATAACACCGGGAGGCCCTAATAAACGCACCTTCTTTTGTAACTCAGGTGCTGAGTCTATTGAGGCGGCATTAAAAGTTGTAAGATGGGCTACAAAGCGTAAGTTGATAATTTCATTCTATGGGTCATTCCATGGTAGGACATATGGTGGGATGTCACTTACTGCATCAAAGGCTATCCAAAGGGAATACTTTGAGCCACTTGTACCTGGAATTACACATGTCCCGTACGCGTACTGTTATAGGTGCATTTTTAATTTAACTTACCCAAAATGTGATTTTGCGTGTGTAAAATACATTGAAGATGTTGTATTTAAGACAACAACACCACCTACACAAGTAGCAGCCTTATTCGCTGAGCCTATACAAGGAGAGAGTGGATATGTGGTACCACCGGATGGATATTTTCAAAGACTTAAATCGTTGCTTGATAAATATGGAATACTATTTGTGGATGATGAGGTACAATCCGGTATGGGCAGGACCGGTAAAATGTTTGCTATCGAACACTGGGGAGTCATACCTGATGTAGTTTGTATTGCTAAGGGGGTTGCATCCGGTATGCCACTTGGGGCTATAGTTACAAGACGCTCAATGATGGATTGGCCACCGGGAACTCATGCATCTACATTTGGTGGTAATCCGCTGTCTTGTGAGGCAGCCTTAGTTACAATTAGATTGCTTGAACAGGAACTTATCAAGAATACAGAAAATATGGGTAAATACTTGTTGACAGAACTCAACAAGATAGCTAAGAATCAGCCAATGATTGGAGATGTGCGTGGCAAAGGGCTTATGGTGGCGTGTGAAATTGTAAGAGATAAGGAGACGAAAGAGAAGGCAAAAGAAGAGAGAGATAAGATTGTATACGAATGCTTTAGACGGGGGCTACTGTTACTTGGGTGCGGTGAAAATGTGGTTAGATTTGCTCCGCCTTTAATTGTAAGTAAACAGGAAATTGAACTTGCACTCCAAATATTTGAAGACTCACTAAAAGAAGTTAAAAAATGA
- a CDS encoding CNNM domain-containing protein — MQYLFGFLGFSVLFLFSAFFSGSESAIFHLPKLTIEKLIQRSSRFSILKKREKLLGTILFGNTLVNLGIAIISVHIFYQLFKDFAPSGLVILTVIITYLILVFGEITPKLYGLRNSEKVSLNSLFLLKLLRTIFLPVTVPIDGLVSLISHRKKLAPITRAELMSLIESDEERWYLTRSERKVIIGLLDFKDKQVSDIMTPKKNIELKELNKLKELNKLKLSHSRIPIYQGSPNHIIGILYLKDLLAPTNLGLGVGAIHELPLRPPYFVLPTMSARELFSQFQAKRIHIAIVVDESNNAIGLVTLTDILKAIVGVK, encoded by the coding sequence ATGCAATACCTGTTTGGATTCTTAGGTTTTTCCGTTCTTTTCTTGTTTTCAGCTTTTTTCTCTGGGTCTGAGTCTGCTATATTTCATCTCCCTAAACTGACAATTGAGAAACTTATACAGCGGTCAAGCCGGTTTTCTATACTTAAGAAGCGCGAAAAACTACTTGGTACAATACTTTTTGGTAATACACTTGTAAATTTAGGAATCGCTATTATTTCAGTTCACATATTTTATCAGCTATTCAAAGACTTCGCCCCAAGTGGCTTGGTAATCCTAACGGTAATTATAACTTATCTCATCCTTGTATTTGGTGAAATCACTCCTAAACTTTACGGGTTAAGAAACTCAGAAAAAGTCTCATTAAACTCATTATTTTTGCTTAAATTATTAAGGACTATTTTTTTACCTGTCACTGTCCCAATTGATGGATTAGTTTCACTCATCAGTCACAGAAAGAAATTAGCTCCTATAACAAGAGCTGAACTTATGTCACTTATTGAATCTGATGAGGAACGCTGGTATTTAACTCGTAGTGAAAGGAAAGTAATTATTGGATTATTGGACTTTAAAGATAAGCAAGTAAGCGACATAATGACACCAAAAAAGAACATTGAACTCAAAGAACTCAATAAACTCAAAGAACTCAATAAACTCAAGTTATCTCATTCAAGGATTCCTATTTATCAAGGTAGCCCTAATCATATTATAGGAATCCTGTATCTTAAAGATTTACTTGCTCCAACTAACCTTGGATTAGGTGTAGGGGCAATTCATGAATTGCCCCTACGGCCGCCATATTTTGTTCTACCTACTATGAGTGCAAGGGAGCTATTTTCACAATTTCAGGCAAAGCGAATTCATATTGCTATAGTTGTAGATGAATCTAACAATGCAATAGGACTTGTAACACTTACCGATATCTTAAAAGCTATAGTTGGTGTAAAATGA
- a CDS encoding hemolysin family protein yields the protein MILIILLLIVCAFFTASEIAFVSCDLVKLRHWASKNRKGAKFALNSLKNIDKFLAAILVGTNLTIIGLGVTASKVWCARLPEAVIVLFVALITFIFGEVLPKSIASRFKEQFTILFARLYTIIYWIFYPLIFVTYQTAISILRYFKARTRPPFHRFTKEELQIAAKSALSLEEQNFISRLLQFRVETVKDIMVPRNMIQAASVDLSISELRQIVSKSGYSRIPIYQGSIDEIIGVIEAKELLTANYVRDILKPCRFILETELIELLFSELRVTDSFFAIVRDEHGKTVGLVTMEDILEELFGEIEDEYDKIEPTPIFLPT from the coding sequence ATGATATTAATAATACTACTTTTGATTGTTTGTGCCTTCTTTACAGCATCAGAAATAGCCTTTGTCTCATGTGATTTAGTTAAACTAAGGCATTGGGCGAGTAAAAACCGAAAGGGTGCTAAATTTGCTCTTAATTCACTCAAGAATATAGACAAATTTCTTGCCGCAATTCTTGTTGGCACAAATTTAACAATAATTGGATTAGGTGTTACTGCGTCAAAAGTTTGGTGTGCAAGATTACCGGAAGCAGTTATTGTTCTATTCGTAGCTCTAATCACATTTATATTTGGTGAGGTGCTACCTAAATCTATAGCTTCAAGATTTAAAGAGCAGTTCACTATCCTTTTTGCAAGACTTTACACTATAATTTATTGGATTTTTTATCCTCTTATATTTGTGACATACCAAACTGCTATTAGTATATTAAGATATTTCAAAGCCCGTACCAGACCTCCTTTTCATAGATTTACGAAAGAGGAACTACAAATAGCAGCAAAGAGCGCCCTTTCTTTAGAAGAACAGAACTTTATCTCTCGTCTACTTCAGTTCAGAGTAGAGACTGTTAAAGATATAATGGTGCCGAGAAATATGATTCAGGCTGCATCTGTAGATTTGTCAATCTCAGAATTACGACAAATAGTTTCAAAGAGTGGATATTCAAGAATTCCTATATATCAAGGAAGTATTGATGAAATTATAGGTGTAATTGAGGCAAAGGAGCTTTTAACCGCAAATTATGTAAGAGATATATTAAAACCGTGCAGATTTATTCTTGAGACAGAGTTAATAGAGCTTTTATTTAGTGAGTTGCGAGTAACTGATAGTTTCTTTGCTATAGTAAGAGATGAACATGGTAAGACTGTAGGTCTTGTGACAATGGAGGATATACTTGAAGAATTATTTGGCGAAATTGAGGATGAATACGATAAAATTGAACCTACACCTATATTTCTTCCCACATAA